From a single Populus nigra chromosome 18, ddPopNigr1.1, whole genome shotgun sequence genomic region:
- the LOC133679005 gene encoding uncharacterized GPI-anchored protein At4g28100-like codes for MSLNILTFLLLLTCFPLLLAGLPNPDPATIQPFKPGPTPPATIPASPEQSNLAGCPLELPNELFNGIKSACGSGSSASGHLHRTRCCPVLAAWLYSAYSATALSRANKVIPATTGRSPSYDMPLLPDDSETCVDGLSKGLKEKGIELVKPNETCDVVYCYCGIRLHPLSCPEAFSLNRKGKLVGDKRVKKLERNCLSNSNNVNGFPGLGGCSKCLNSLHLLNNKKTLNSSKSDDRTARMHNKDCQLMGLTWLLAKNRTAYIHTVTAVIRAMMLSTGGFDPQSCTLNSDGMPLAVDSSEISNNSLSICHQVPIYAAMAFICLLNLLLIVPSTKF; via the exons ATGTCCCTAAACATTCTAACTTTCCTCTTGTTACTCACTTGTTTTCCTCTTCTCCTTGCGGGTTTGCCCAACCCGGACCCGGCTACAATTCAACCATTTAAACCAGGCCCAACACCGCCAGCAACAATCCCTGCATCCCCTGAGCAATCTAACCTTGCTGGTTGCCCATTAGAGCTTCCCAATGAACTCTTCAATGGCATTAAATCAGCTTGTGGTAGTGGCTCCTCTGCTAGCGGGCACCTCCACAGGACCCGGTGCTGTCCAGTTCTTGCTGCTTGGCTTTACTCTGCTTACTCTGCCACTGCACTTAGCAGAGCTAACAAAGTAATCCCAGCAACAACGGGTCGTTCTCCATCGTATGACATGCCCTTGCTTCCTGATGACTCCGAGACTTGTGTTGATGGGCTCTCCAAAGGGTTGAAAGAGAAAGGCATAGAATTGGTTAAGCCTAATGAGACTTGTGATGTTGTGTATTGTTATTGTGGTATTAGATTGCACCCTCTGAGTTGCCCGGAAGCCTTTTCTTTGAACCGAAAGGGAAAGCTTGTTGGGGATAAGAGAGTCAAgaaattagaaagaaattgCTTGAGTAATAGTAACAATGTGAATGGATTTCCTGGTCTTGGTGGCTGCTCCAAGTGCTTGAACAGTCTTCACTTG CTTAACAACAAGAAGACTTTAAATTCAAGCAAATCAGACGATAGGACCGCAAGAATGCACAACAAAGATTGCCAGTTGATGGGTCTTACATGGCTACTTGCCAAGAATCGCACGGCTTACATTCACACAGTTACTGCAGTCATACGAGCTATGATGCTGAGCACCGGCGGCTTTGATCCGCAGTCGTGCACTCTCAACAGTGACGGAATGCCTCTAGCCGTAGATTCTTCTGAAATCTCCAACAATTCTTTGTCAATCTGTCATCAAGTTCCCATCTATGCAGCCATGGCTTTCATTTGTTTGTTAAATCTTCTACTCATTGTACCATCCACCAAATTTTAG